The Campylobacter sp. genome contains the following window.
AGTAGAGGAAATGGTTCGCCCAAGCGCGTTTGATGAGCTCGTGAGTAAGCTTTTTTCTAGCCCACGCTTTAAAGCAATCAAAGCCGATAAAAACCGCAGATGTTGCTATGATCGTAAATAAAATGGAGAAGTGAAAGTCGATCTTTTCAAACATCGCGTGCGTCAGCGTTATCAGAAACATAACGCAGACGAATGCGAAGCAAGCGAAGATAACGTAGGATTTGCCGTAGTTAAATTTAAAATTTAGCTTCGAAGGATCGACGAGCATTCCGTCGTTAAACTCGGCGTTGGCTTCGAGCAGATCACGGAAAAGCACGGGTTTATGCGATACATGAAACATAATATCTAAAAGTCTATCTTTAAAATTTGATTTATCCATCGGAGCTCCTTCGATTTTTGCGGCATTATATCTTAAATTAAATTGTTATAAGATAAAATAGCGCGAAATTTCAAGGAGCGATTATGTTTGAAATCAGCGGAATGAGCGGCGATGAGATAGTTTATATTAACGGCAAATTTTGCAAAGCCAAAGAGGCTGCGATAAGCCCTTTTGATCGCGGTTTCGTGCTTGGAGACGGCATCTATGAAGTAGCACCCGTGGTAAATTCTAAAATTTGCGACAGAGCGGATTTTTGGGAGCGCTTTGAGCGTAGCGCCGCGCAGATCGAGCTAAAGATCCCGTATTCTCGCGAAAAATATGAGGAAATTTTATATGAGCTCATCGCGCAGGGCGGCGTGAGCGAGGGCGCTTTCTACACTCAGATCACAAGAGGTGCGGCTATGCGCGATTTTGACTACGTCCGCGGCATAGAACCTAGCGTCTTTGCTTTTGTGTATCATACGCAAATTTTTGATAATCCGCTCGCAAAAGAGGGGATCGAGATCGTAAGCCTGCCCGAGATCCGCTGGCATAGGCGCGATATAAAATCGATCTCGCTTCTCGCGCAGTGCATCTTAAAGCACGAGGCCCACAAGGCGGGCGCTTATGAGTGCTTTTTGATCGAGGACGGGCTAGTTACCGAGTGTTCGAGCTCCAGCGCGTTTATCATCAAAGATGACGTCCTTATCACGCGGCCGCTTTCAAACGACATACTGCCCGGCATCCGCCGCAAGGTGATCTTAGGCCTTGCCGAGCAGGCGGGACTTCGTGTGGAACAACGAGCGTTTGGAATGAGCGAGGTTTATGAAGCCGATGAAGCCTTTATCAGCGCGGCGACGCTGATGGTGCTGCCGATCGTAAAGGCAGACGGCAGAGCGATCGGGGGCGGCACAGTCGGTAAATACGTACCGCGCCTGCGCGAGATGTACGCCGCGCGGCTAAGAGCCGAAGCGGGACTGTAATAGGGCGGTCAAATTTAGCCCGTTAAATTTAAACTATGCGGGCTGATTAAATTTTGCTTTCTAGCTCCCCGGTTATGTGACCCAGCTCGCTTACTAATTCTAAAATTTCAGACAGTTCGTATTGATGAGCATACGCTGTTCCGGTTGTCGGAGGTATGCTAAATAGCTCTGTTTCAAAGCGGTTCGGCGCGCCGTTTAGAAATAGGTAAAATTTATTATCCATAAACGCCGCACTTATGCTAAATTTATAGTAGCATCGCTTTAGCTCGTTTAGTCGCTCCATCAGCGCGGGCGTCAATAGATATCGAGCTTCGACCTTGTCATCAGTAAACACGCGAAATTCGCTATTAAAAATGACATTGTCCATTAGCTCCTTCTCGCCTAAAATTTTTGTATTTAGCTCGCGGCTCGCCAAGATGGTTTTGGCGTAAAATCTCTTGCCGAATTCGCATATCAGCACGCTGCCGTTAAAATCCATATACGCATCATATAAGCTCATTGCAAGCGAAGCTAGCTTCACATAGGTATTGTCTATGCCCAGATCGTAGTTCTTTTTGATTCTAATCGCCTCGCTAAGGCTAAATTTTACCCCATCCCATTCGCCTTTTATCTCATCTTCGCTGATAAAATCGGAGTTTGCAAAGATTCCCGCTCGCCTGAATTCCTTCGCGCTTATGCCGCGGCCTGGCGAATAAGTAAGCTGCGGATACGCCTGCGAGATCGCCGTGCGCACCAAAACTTTTTTGTAAAATAGTTTATATTCATAAGCGGCGTCTGCAATGCCGTCGTAAATGCAAGCAACATAAATAATCAAAAGCACCGCGTAGATAAGATAAACTTCGATCATCTTGTAATCCGTATCATCGTCTGTTTTAAATACCGCATCGATCGCAAACATCACGATAAATGGGAACAGATACAAAAATACTATCTTGGCATAGATCATCACTACCTTGCAAATACACTTTTTTTGTTTGGCTCTACTTAGCGCTATCGCCCTGTCTAGTTGCATGCGTTTCCTTAAATTTTTTGATCCGAAATTTTATAAAATTCGTTCTCTTGATAAAATTTCACCACAGCCTCGTCCGCGCTTACGTTGCGCTGCAAATACCGCAGCAAGGGCTCTGCGCGCGTATATATCACCCCGAGCCCCGCAAGGCTCGTCGCTCGCGAAAGCGCCACGTAGAGCTGCCCCTTGGCAAAGATCCTGTCGATGTCGCAGATGAGCTGTGGAATGCTCATGCCTTGGGATTTGTGGATCGTGATGGCGTATGCGAGCTTGAGCGGGAACTGATAATACCGCGCCAGCACGATCTGCTCGGCATCCGCGCCGCTCGCGGCGATCTCGCTTAGTTCGTATGTTTGCAGCCCCACGCGGCTTAGTATGCCCGAGGGCTTTTTTACGACCACGCTTTCGATCTCGTCGCCGGAGCTTTTTTCGATCTTTTCGACGACGCCTTGCTCGCCGTTAAAAAACTCGCCGCTTTTATTTGCGGTAAACAGCACCTTTGCGCCTTCTTTTAGCGTCAGACTTTGCGGCGTGTTTAGCGAGGCGATCCATTTTTGAATTTTCTGCTCGCTCACGCCGCTTTGCAGCGCTTCATAAACGCCCTCAAAGCTGCTCTGCGGCGCATTAAGCTTGGCTAGTCTGGCGTTATTTATCGCATCTACTTCGGCGTTTCTACCCGAGATTATCGTAGCGTTCGGCTCGGCTTGCGCGGCATCGATGAGCAAAGATCGCATCAGCTCCGCCGTCTGCTCGCTTGTGATGCCGAGCCGCAGCTCGCAAAGCAGGCGGTATAGCGCCGCATCTGCGGTGCGCTTAGAGCCTATCATCTCGACGTAAAAAAACTCGCACTGCCTCCACGCGTACGATCCGAAGGCGTAATCCGAGTCGCTAAATAGGCTCGCGCGCGGCGCGCTCTCACCCTCTTTACGCACCGGCGGAAGCTGATAAAAATCGCCCGTGACGAGCAGCCGTCCGTTAAATTTAGAATTTGAAATTCTAAGATAGATCATCTCGAAAAGCTCGGCGCCGATCATCGAAATTTCATCGATCACGATGAGGTCTGCGAGGGCTAAAATTTTTCGCAGCTCGCTTAGTTTGCCGCTTTGTTTGCGATCGAAGCTCTTTAGCTCCTCGTGGTTTTTGCAAATGCCGAAGCGGAAGAAGCTATGCACGGTCACGCCGCCGATCTCTACGGCGCTGATGCCGGTGCTGCCGAGCACGATGACGAGCTTGCCGCGAGCGCGGTAGTTTTCGATGACGCTTTTTATTACGTAGCTTTTGCCCACGCCTGCGCCGCCCGTGATGAAAATATTGCGATCTTTTAGCTTTTGGATTATGAAATTTATCAAGTTTTTTCCTATTTTTTGGCAAAATTATAGCCAAAATTTTTTAAAAGGCATTTTGTTTGAAACGACTAGTATCTCTCATCTTCGCGGCTTTAATCCTTGCAGGTTGCGCCACCCATAAGTTTATCCCGGAAAATCCCGCGGTTTTAGATCTTGATTACGCTCAAAACAGCGAGCGGCTGCCCGCTCCCGCCTCGGTGCAAAACATAAGCGGAAGCGCGTTTAAGAGCCGCTATTTTAAAATTTGGTTTGACGATGCGCCGATTAAAGCCGAAATCGACACGTTTTGGGGGCTTAATTACGCCAAGGGACGCCACTTTGACGCCGCGGGCAGGATATATAACGACGCGATCTACCAAAGCATCCGCATAAATGCGAACGAAGAGGCATTCGGGCTAATCTCCGTGCCCGCGATAACGGTAAAAAATGCGCTTCTGCGAAATATCCCAAGCGATCTGCCGATTTTCGGCGATCCGAGCGAGCCGGGGGAGGGAGAGCCGTTTGATTACGCCGCAAATTCCGCCGTGGGCGTGGGCTATCCGATGCTGCTGTCGCATTACAGCAGAGACGGTGCGTGGGCGTTCGTGCGCAACGACGGCGTGTGGAGCTGGATCAGAAGCGACGCGATAAAGCGCATCAGTCCGCAGCAGGCGGATATCTATGCAAATTCTAAATTTATAACGATTCTGCGCGACGGCGCAGTCGTTTATGATGAAAGCGGCACGGAGCTTTTTAGAGCGCGCACCGGCACGATCCTGCCGTATGATTTTAGCGGCGAGCGCGATCTTGGCGGCACACTCGGCGTACGGAGCGGTTTCGGCGGCGAAATTTTAACGCAGTTTGGCGGCAAGAGATATTTCGTCAGCGCGGAGGATGCGAGGCTTTGGCCCGCGCCGCTTGATGAGCAAAACTCAAAGATCGTAGCCGCTAGCCTGCTCGGGCAGAAATACGGCTGGGGTGGGTATAAATTTCTTCGCGATTGCTCGCTTATGACGAAAGACTTTTTGGCAAATTTCGGGCTGTGGCTGCCGCGAAATTCCAAGGCGCAATCAGCTCGCGGCGAGCGTTTTTCGCTGGCTGGGATGAGCGCGGATGAAAAGCTTAGCTTCATTGGCAAAAACGGCGTGGCGTATAAAACGCTGCTGTATATGCCCGGCCACGTGATGCTCTACGTAGGGCAGGTGGACGGCAAGCCCGCGGTGCTGCACGACATCTGGGGGCTTCGCACGATGGACGGCGGGCGCGCAGTCATCGGGCGCACGGCGATTACGTCGCTTACTATCGGCTCGGATCGAGCGGACATCGCCGAGGATCGCCTGCTGATCTCGCGTATCAGCGCTATGAGCGTGCTTTCGGGCGAGGATGACGCTATCTCGGACGATCGGTTCGGCTCTGCAGATTTCGGCGCGAATTAGGCAGCGCCTCGTAAAAAATAAAGAGCGGGTTATGGGCAATGGCCTCAGAAAAAAGCAAGCGACGAGAACCGGATGCATGTAAAAAAGAGCGAACCGCGCGCTACTGAGATGAGTGCAAGCCGTCGCCGCTATCGAAAAACGATGTCTTGTTTGTGTATGCAGGCGCGAACTGCTCGCCGCTATGGATAGAAGCTCGCGGGTATAAGCGCGCTCGCCGCCGTCCCTTGCAAATCGCTTCGTCTAAAACATCTCCTCTTGTGTAGTTCTTACTGGCGATACGTTTGCTGTTTCGTCGTGTCTGCTCGGCGTATCGCTAAATTTTACATTTCGTGTCTTCATCACCAATATACATATCCTTGCGCCGTCGGTAAAATTTTGCTTTAAAATTTCGTTTGAAATTTTAAAGGAGCCGTCGCGAGCCAGGTAAAATTTCATTCGCTCGGCCCTTAAAATTTTAAGAAACGCTTTTTCGCTAAATGTGCAGACGGCTCTAAACGCGCCCAGACTTCAGCCGAAGCTATTTTTGCCGCAAGCGGGAGCGTGCGTCATTTGCCGTCTAGGCCCAGGCCGTGCAGTATGTATCCAAGCTCTGCGCCGCCTACGAGGATGATTTGGTTGCTTGCGTTGCAAAGCGAGGCTACTTTGCTTACTTTCTCCGGCAGCTCGACGACGTTTTCGAGCATATCTTTAACCGTCCTCGGCTCGCCCGCGGTGGCGTTTAGACAAAACGCTAGAAACAAAGCGGCGACGAGCGCCAAATTTTTCCTTACGAACATACTCTCTCCTTAGTGCCAAAATTTTATAAAACGTCTAGAACTGCGGCATGCCCTAGGTTTTACCCTCCCCTTAGAAAAACAAAAAATATCTCGGCGTTTTGCGTTTATACTTTAGATACTCCTGTCCGTAGGCTTGCTCGCAGTAGCGCTCCTCGCCGAGGACTACGAGGTGGTTGTATATGGCAAAGGGCACTATCGCTATGAGTAGCCACAGCGACGCCGAGGCGATACAAACGCCCGCTATGCCGAGGAAATAAAAGAAATACATTGGATTGCGCGATAGCCGGTAGATACCGCTCTGTGCAGCTCTGTCCGCAGGGGCCGCCGCATAGTCGTAAAAAGCCTTGATGAAGCCCGCAAAAGCCGCTACGTAGATCACCGCTCCGATCCAAAACCATGCGCTGCCCGTCTTAAGCGGCACGAACACCGACAAAATGAGCAGCGCTACTTGCAGCAGCGAGCTTATGATCGCATTTCGCTTATCCGCGAGCGTGTACCACGAGGTATCGGTGGCGCGCTTGCCGACCTCTTTGTAGATAAACATATACGTGAACTGTATCAACACCATCGCAAATGAGGGTTTCCAAGCGCCCGCTAGAGCAGGCTCAAGCGTCGTAAAAAATGAAATTTCCATGACCGCCCCTTTAGCTTTAAATTTTATATTGTAGCTTTGTTTTACCCTTGTTTGCTTGCCGTTGCTTTGCCCTTTTTCGCCTGCCGTGGGTTTAAATTTTATTTCGCCTCGCACCGCCCGTTTGACATACTGCGGCTATGTTTGCTCGGCACGCGCCCGCCTAGGATGTCGCTTCGGTAAGGCAATACGATAGCGACGCCGCTCATTTGGGTATCGACGCGCCGAGCAATGATGAGATCTGCGCTTTATGTGGACGGCATCCGCACTTCAACGCGCCAAAATGCGAGATAGCGGCGCTTGTTTTGACGATACGACGACGCCCGCCCGTATGACTAGATGATTTGTCTATCCGGTGTCGAGATAGGACGGGCGGCCTGCTCGGCACCGATGTGCGTTGCACGATGAAACATTCTGTACCGATGTGCCGCCACTGATGAGAGATTCGGCACGGATGCTTCCTACTAGGTGCGGCGCTGACGCCGTTGCTTCGGTGCCGCGTCTTATTTACCCTCCGGGCTAAGTCCTTTTAAAATATATCCAAATTCCGTATCGCTTAGCTCGTAATTCATAAATTTTTTATAAAACGCCTTCGTTTCGGCTTTTACGTCGATGTCGGCAAAAAGCTCCGGCTGGATAGTTTTGGCCGCCCATAAAATTTGAAGCACCGTATCCGCGCCGTATCGATCCCAGTTGAAAACCCCGCGCGGATTGCCGTAAACGCGTCCATTTTTGACCGCATCCGTGCCGCTGTAGATCGGGCTAGATTTGATCTTCTCTACCGCATCTTCGTTGTGATCGCCGCCCACGATTATGATCTGCGGGTTGCTAGCGATGATCTCCTCGGCGGTGATAGTCTTCATCGGGCCTTTGGTGGCGGTGATCGCATTCGTTCCGCCGGCCAGCTCTATCCACGAGTCGATCAGCGTGCCCTTGCCGTCGATCTTTAAAAGATCGCTCCCGCCTACGATGTGAAGGACGCGCGGACGCTTATCGGGGCTTAAATTCGCGGTGCGGCTGCTAACCAAAGCGATATTTTTATCGAGATTTGAGATCAGATCCTTCGCTCTTTGCGGTCCGTCGCCGCCTAGCATATCGCCACACATCCTGATGCTGCGCCTCATCTGCTCGTAATCGCTAAAGCTCGCCTTTAAAACGGTAAAGCCCTGTTTGGCTAAATTTTCGCCTGCCAGTGCGGTTGGAACTATGACTACGTCGGGGTTGCGGCTCATCAGCTCCTCTAAATTTACATCGTTATTTTTTAGCAGCACGGGGATCTGCACCAGGCGCGGATAAATTTTAAGAAACCACGAGTTTTTGCTAATGTTATCGGTGGTAGCGACGATCTTATCCGCTCCGCCCAGAGCCAGTAAAATTTGATTGTTCGAGTGCCAGAGTGCCGCGATACGCTCAACTTTTGCGGGGATTTTGACCTCAGCTCCGTCCATATCCTTGATAGTTCTAAGCTCTGCCGCGCTCGCAAAAAGCGCACCCGCCAAAAGCAGTAGTAAAAATTTTTTCATTTTTTCTCCTAAACGGTATTGAAATATATGTCGCGATATTACAAAAAACCTCATTAAAATTGCGTAAATTTTAACCGCTGTCGCCGCGATTATTTATTATTTTTCAAAGTAAATTTTTATATAATCCATTTTAAATTTAGCATTTTTAAAGGAGAGAAAATGGGTGAAATTTTATATTTGATAGGCGCCGCCGTCGGGGTTCTAATCGCGCTTTTTATCATCGTGCCGCTGTTTTTCAGGCGCATAGTGGAGACGAATGAAGTTCATATCGTCCAAAGCGCGCGCAAGACGACGAGCTACGGCAAAGATACCGGTAACGGCAACAGCTATTATGAATTCCCAAGCTGGGTGCCGGTGCTGGGCGTTACGAAGATCGTTTTGCCGGTCTCTGTTTTTAGCATCAAGATCGAGGATTACGAGGCGTATGATCTAGGCAGGCTTCCTTTCGTCGTCGATATCACGGCGTTTTTTAGGATTATGGATTCAAATTTAGCTGCGCAACGTGTCAATAATTTTGAGGATCTTAACAATCAGCTTAGAAATATCATTCAAGGCTCGATCCGCTCGATCCTTTCGAGCCGCGTGCTTGAGGACATCTTGCAGATCCGCTCCGAGCTCGGAGATGATTTTACCAAGGCGGTAAAGACGCAGCTGCAAAACTGGGGTATCGAGCCCGTTAAAAACATCGAGCTAATGGATATCCGAGATAGCAGCGGCAGTAAGGTCATCTTAAACATCATGGAGAAGAAAAAATCCCAGATCGAAAAGGAAAGCCGCGTCGAAGTGGCAAACAACACCAAGCTCGCCCAGATCGCCGAGATCGAAGCCGCACAGGCAACCGAAGTGCGCCAGCAGGAGGCCAATAAGATGGTAGGCCTTAAAACCGTCGAAAACGAGCGAGAGGTCGCGATCTCAAAGGAGCAGGCCGAGCAGCTCATCAAGGATCAGCAAAAGATCACGCAGGAAAAGGCGATGGAGGTCGTGCGGGTAAACGACGTCAAGCAGGCCGAGATCAAAAAGCAAGTAGAGATCGTAAAGGCCGAGCAGGAGCAGCGCAAGATCGAGATCGACGCCGAAGCGCGTAAAAACGCGAAAATTCGCGACGCCGAAGCGATCAAGGAAAATCAAATTTTAGTAGCGCAGGGCGATAAAGAGAAGCAGTTTCTCGCCGCCGCGGCGCTTTTGGAAATGAAGGACAAAGAAGCGCAGGGTACGCTAAAGATAGGCTCTGCAGAGGCCGAGGCGCTTAGGCTAAAAGAGCTCGCACCCGTAAACGCGCAGATCGAGCTGGCGCGCGAGATCGGCGAAAATCAGGGCTATCAGACCTATCTCATTTCGATCAAACAGATCGAAGCGAACCGCGACATCGGACTAGAGCAGGCCAAGGCGCTAAGCTCGGCGGATCTTAAGATCATCGCAAACGAAGGCAGCGTGGGCGAGGGGATGAGTAAATTCGGCGAAATTTTAAGCGCCAAAGGCGGCACGCAGCTAGCCGCGATGCTTGAAGCGCTAAATCAAAGCGAGGTCGGCAAAAAGGTGCTGGATAAAATTTCAGGCGCCAAGAGTGAGGACAAATCCGAGTAATATTCGCAGCCTGGGGCAAGTAAAATTTTAAATTTATACGCTAGCAGCTCTGCAGACGAGAGTAAATTTGAGTAATAGCTGGTGGCACAGCGCGGGATGAGTAAATTTGAGTGATCTGTCCGCTCGGGCGGTTTACCTACTCGCATCGGATAAAATTTAAGGCGCTAGCGGAATTTTAAAGATTGTGAAATTTCAAATACTCGCGAAATTTCGAATTTCGCTGGAATTTAAAACGTCGTGAAATTTTAAAATGCCGTGGAATTTTAAAACATCGCGGAATTTAAATGCCTCGAAATTTTAAATGCTAGTAAAATTTTAAGCCTTCCGTGCGTAGCGTTTGGAAGCGGTGCGGTATCGCAAGTATTCGCAGAGCGCCGAAACTGCGGGTAAATTTTAAAAAATTGGCAAAGCGAGATTTAAAATTTAGGACGCGCGGCTACCTGCAATAGGCTACGCTTAGCGGTTATCGGTTGCCGCCAAATGATTGAGCTTGCTGTTTATCGGTCAAATTTTGCCGCCATGCGAGGCTAAATTTATTCGGTTCGGATGAAATTCAGGAAGCGCGCGGCGTTGGCGCCAGCGTAAAATTTAACCCGTCTTCATAAAATTTTAAGGAGCGCACGATGACAAACGCCGTAAATTCCGCGCAGTACCAAGCGCGCATCAAACAGGCGGAAACTCTTTTCGAGGGGCGAAATTTTACCCGGTGCCAAACGATAAATTTAAGCGGTGGATATGAGATCGTAAAGGACGCATATAGGCTCGGCGCGACAAGCTTTAGCGGCGGCGAATACAC
Protein-coding sequences here:
- a CDS encoding aminotransferase class IV, which codes for MFEISGMSGDEIVYINGKFCKAKEAAISPFDRGFVLGDGIYEVAPVVNSKICDRADFWERFERSAAQIELKIPYSREKYEEILYELIAQGGVSEGAFYTQITRGAAMRDFDYVRGIEPSVFAFVYHTQIFDNPLAKEGIEIVSLPEIRWHRRDIKSISLLAQCILKHEAHKAGAYECFLIEDGLVTECSSSSAFIIKDDVLITRPLSNDILPGIRRKVILGLAEQAGLRVEQRAFGMSEVYEADEAFISAATLMVLPIVKADGRAIGGGTVGKYVPRLREMYAARLRAEAGL
- a CDS encoding DUF3137 domain-containing protein, which gives rise to MQLDRAIALSRAKQKKCICKVVMIYAKIVFLYLFPFIVMFAIDAVFKTDDDTDYKMIEVYLIYAVLLIIYVACIYDGIADAAYEYKLFYKKVLVRTAISQAYPQLTYSPGRGISAKEFRRAGIFANSDFISEDEIKGEWDGVKFSLSEAIRIKKNYDLGIDNTYVKLASLAMSLYDAYMDFNGSVLICEFGKRFYAKTILASRELNTKILGEKELMDNVIFNSEFRVFTDDKVEARYLLTPALMERLNELKRCYYKFSISAAFMDNKFYLFLNGAPNRFETELFSIPPTTGTAYAHQYELSEILELVSELGHITGELESKI
- a CDS encoding AAA family ATPase, producing the protein MINFIIQKLKDRNIFITGGAGVGKSYVIKSVIENYRARGKLVIVLGSTGISAVEIGGVTVHSFFRFGICKNHEELKSFDRKQSGKLSELRKILALADLIVIDEISMIGAELFEMIYLRISNSKFNGRLLVTGDFYQLPPVRKEGESAPRASLFSDSDYAFGSYAWRQCEFFYVEMIGSKRTADAALYRLLCELRLGITSEQTAELMRSLLIDAAQAEPNATIISGRNAEVDAINNARLAKLNAPQSSFEGVYEALQSGVSEQKIQKWIASLNTPQSLTLKEGAKVLFTANKSGEFFNGEQGVVEKIEKSSGDEIESVVVKKPSGILSRVGLQTYELSEIAASGADAEQIVLARYYQFPLKLAYAITIHKSQGMSIPQLICDIDRIFAKGQLYVALSRATSLAGLGVIYTRAEPLLRYLQRNVSADEAVVKFYQENEFYKISDQKI
- a CDS encoding SH3 domain-containing C40 family peptidase codes for the protein MKRLVSLIFAALILAGCATHKFIPENPAVLDLDYAQNSERLPAPASVQNISGSAFKSRYFKIWFDDAPIKAEIDTFWGLNYAKGRHFDAAGRIYNDAIYQSIRINANEEAFGLISVPAITVKNALLRNIPSDLPIFGDPSEPGEGEPFDYAANSAVGVGYPMLLSHYSRDGAWAFVRNDGVWSWIRSDAIKRISPQQADIYANSKFITILRDGAVVYDESGTELFRARTGTILPYDFSGERDLGGTLGVRSGFGGEILTQFGGKRYFVSAEDARLWPAPLDEQNSKIVAASLLGQKYGWGGYKFLRDCSLMTKDFLANFGLWLPRNSKAQSARGERFSLAGMSADEKLSFIGKNGVAYKTLLYMPGHVMLYVGQVDGKPAVLHDIWGLRTMDGGRAVIGRTAITSLTIGSDRADIAEDRLLISRISAMSVLSGEDDAISDDRFGSADFGAN
- a CDS encoding isoprenylcysteine carboxylmethyltransferase family protein, coding for MEISFFTTLEPALAGAWKPSFAMVLIQFTYMFIYKEVGKRATDTSWYTLADKRNAIISSLLQVALLILSVFVPLKTGSAWFWIGAVIYVAAFAGFIKAFYDYAAAPADRAAQSGIYRLSRNPMYFFYFLGIAGVCIASASLWLLIAIVPFAIYNHLVVLGEERYCEQAYGQEYLKYKRKTPRYFLFF
- a CDS encoding ABC transporter substrate-binding protein; the protein is MKKFLLLLLAGALFASAAELRTIKDMDGAEVKIPAKVERIAALWHSNNQILLALGGADKIVATTDNISKNSWFLKIYPRLVQIPVLLKNNDVNLEELMSRNPDVVIVPTALAGENLAKQGFTVLKASFSDYEQMRRSIRMCGDMLGGDGPQRAKDLISNLDKNIALVSSRTANLSPDKRPRVLHIVGGSDLLKIDGKGTLIDSWIELAGGTNAITATKGPMKTITAEEIIASNPQIIIVGGDHNEDAVEKIKSSPIYSGTDAVKNGRVYGNPRGVFNWDRYGADTVLQILWAAKTIQPELFADIDVKAETKAFYKKFMNYELSDTEFGYILKGLSPEGK
- a CDS encoding SPFH domain-containing protein, whose translation is MGEILYLIGAAVGVLIALFIIVPLFFRRIVETNEVHIVQSARKTTSYGKDTGNGNSYYEFPSWVPVLGVTKIVLPVSVFSIKIEDYEAYDLGRLPFVVDITAFFRIMDSNLAAQRVNNFEDLNNQLRNIIQGSIRSILSSRVLEDILQIRSELGDDFTKAVKTQLQNWGIEPVKNIELMDIRDSSGSKVILNIMEKKKSQIEKESRVEVANNTKLAQIAEIEAAQATEVRQQEANKMVGLKTVENEREVAISKEQAEQLIKDQQKITQEKAMEVVRVNDVKQAEIKKQVEIVKAEQEQRKIEIDAEARKNAKIRDAEAIKENQILVAQGDKEKQFLAAAALLEMKDKEAQGTLKIGSAEAEALRLKELAPVNAQIELAREIGENQGYQTYLISIKQIEANRDIGLEQAKALSSADLKIIANEGSVGEGMSKFGEILSAKGGTQLAAMLEALNQSEVGKKVLDKISGAKSEDKSE